From the Euphorbia lathyris chromosome 6, ddEupLath1.1, whole genome shotgun sequence genome, one window contains:
- the LOC136233256 gene encoding cardiolipin synthase (CMP-forming), mitochondrial, translating to MVIFRSLRKTLTYEIPLKSRNFLTVISNSTLTPSPFATFHPLHYSPLPPPRFLSPLCNWIAPFRGQGPLFLISPPWKLLQSATPLYLRGNVVVLRKVEALQLNLLRNRIRSGFPAQRVLDKVKEFKEGNAADDEVFKSFVNWPNFISMTRLVSGPLLGWMITNEMYSSAFVGLAISGATDWLDGYVARKMKINSVVGSYLDPLADKVLIGSVAVAMVHMDLLHPGLVAMVVLRDVALVGGAFYHRANSLNWKWNSWYDFVNLDGTRPEKVEPLFISKVNTVFQLLLVAAALLQPEFGTVETQPYITYLSWLVAGTTVASTAGYGVQYMRNRPALLARKS from the exons ATGGTGATCTTCAGATCGCTAAgaaaaaccctaacatatgaaattcCTCTCAAAAGCAGGAATTTCCTTACCGTCATATCAAATTCTACATTAACCCCATCTCCCTTCGCTACTTTCCATCCCTTACATTActctcctcttcctcctcctcgATTCCTCTCACCTCTCTGTAATTGGATCGCTCCTTTTCGTGGTCAAGGTCCTCTCTTCCTCATCTCGCCTCCATGGAAGCTCTTGCAATCTGCCACTCCTCTTTACCTCCGTGGCAACGTTGTCGTGTTGAGGAAAGTCGAGGCGTTGCAGTTGAATTTGCTTAGGAATCGGATCCGATCGGGATTTCCTGCTCAACGTGTGTTGGATAaggtaaaggagtttaaggagGGTAATGCTGCAGATGATGAGGTTTTTAAGAGTTTTGTTAATTGGCCTAATTTTATCTCCATGACTCGTTTGGTTTCTGGACCTTTGCTTGGATG GATGATTACAAATGAAATGTATTCTTCTGCATTTGTGGGGTTGGCCATCTCTGGAGCCACTGATTGG CTAGATGGTTACGTTGCCAGAAAAATGAAGATTAATTCAGTGGTGGGTTCTTACCTTGATCCTCTTGCTGACAAG GTTCTTATTGGATCCGTGGCAGTGGCAATGGTGCATATGGATCTTCTTCACC CTGGACTTGTGGCAATGGTCGTGTTGCGGGATGTTGCACTTGTTGGTGGTGCATTCTATCATAGAGCTAACAGTTTAAATTGGAAG TGGAACAGCTGGTATGATTTTGTTAATCTTGATGGAACCAGGCCGGAGAAAGTTGAGCCTCTCTTTATAAGCAAG GTCAATACAGTTTTCCAGTTGCTTTTGGTCGCGGCGGCCCTCCTTCAGCCAGAGTTTGGAACAGTGGAAACTCAACCATACATAACATACTTGAG TTGGTTAGTTGCCGGGACAACAGTGGCTTCAACAGCAGGATATGGGGTGCAGTACATGAGAAATCGACCTGCATTGCTTGCCAGAAAATCATAA
- the LOC136233255 gene encoding small ribosomal subunit protein mS86 (rPPR1)-like: MAFLLRHRIQSLIRSNRRFYSILSPNSTTPLYSKEKTRAALSLLKFENNPEKIVEICRAASLIPETHLDRIVFSMAISKLSQSNNFSYIKEFIDELRSSRPDLRSSERFAAHAIVLYGQAGMIDDAIRVFEEYHADVIGSSSTGSVKALNALIFAFILAKDFKEVNRIFLEFPKIYNIEPNLETYNNVAKAFCQSGSSSSCYSVLAEMDRKGMKPNTTTFQHLISGFYMDDKEEDVGKVLEMMKEKYKIGQNVATYNIRIKSLCKLKRSAEAKALLDKMLSRTMKPNADTFSNLIFGFCVEGNLEEAQSMFRNMVSRGCKPDAVCYFTLVHYLCKGEDFEPALTLCQESMEKGWFPNYGTMKSLVNGLARVGKVEHAKELVRKMKEKFPRNVSQWEEVEAGLPQ, from the coding sequence ATGGCTTTTCTACTTCGTCACCGTATCCAATCTCTCATTAGAAGCAATCGTCGCTTCTACTCAATTCTCTCGCCGAACTCCACAACTCCACTCTACTCCAAGGAGAAAACCAGAGCTGCGCTTTCTCTTCTTAAATTCGAGAATAACCCTGAAAAGATCGTCGAAATCTGCCGCGCAGCCTCTCTTATACCGGAAACTCACCTGGATCGAATCGTCTTCTCCATGGCCATCTCCAAACTCTCTCAATCCAACAATTTTTCCTACATTAAAGAGTTCATAGATGAACTCCGATCGTCTCGCCCTGATCTCCGATCCTCCGAACGATTTGCTGCTCACGCCATCGTTCTCTACGGCCAGGCTGGCATGATCGATGATGCTATTCGTGTTTTCGAAGAGTATCATGCTGATGTCATCGGTAGTTCTTCTACTGGATCAGTTAAGGCTTTGAATGCTTTGATTTTTGCTTTCATTTTAGCTAAAGATTTTAAGGAGGTGAATAGGATTTTTCTTGAATTCCCCAAAATTTACAATATTGAGCCAAATTTGGAAACTTATAATAATGTTGCTAAAGCATTCTGTCAGTCTGGTAGTTCTAGTTCATGTTATTCTGTTTTAGCAGAAATGGATAGGAAAGGGATGAAGCCAAATACTACCacttttcagcacttaatttctGGGTTTTATATGGACGATAAAGAAGAAGATGTTGGTAAAGTCTTGGAAATGATGAAGGAGAAGTACAAAATCGGCCAGAATGTAGCCACTTATAACATTAGGATTAAGAGTTTATGTAAGCTCAAGAGGTCTGCAGAGGCGAAAGCTTTACTTGATAAGATGTTATCTAGGACAATGAAGCCAAATGCTGATACTTTTTCTAATTTGATTTTCGGTTTCTGCGTAGAAGGAAATTTAGAGGAAGCACAAAGCATGTTTAGGAACATGGTGAGTAGGGGTTGTAAACCGGATGCTGTGTGTTATTTTACTTTGGTGCATTACTTATGTAAAGGTGAGGATTTTGAGCCTGCACTGACACTTTGTCAAGAGAGTATGGAGAAGGGATGGTTTCCAAATTATGGGACTATGAAATCTCTGGTGAATGGCCTTGCTCGTGTTGGGAAGGTGGAACATGCGAAAGAGCTCGTCCGGAAAATGAAGGAGAAATTTCCGAGGAACGTTAGCCAATGGGAAGAAGTTGAAGCTGGTTTGCCTCAGTAG